The following DNA comes from Kaistia sp. 32K.
CCTTACCGTTTCGTCGACCGACGTCGCGGTGGAGATGGTCGACGTCAACAAGTGGTATGGCGAGTTCCATGTCCTTCGCGACATCAACCTGAAGGTCATGCGCGGCGAGCGCATCGTGATCTGCGGTCCCTCGGGTTCCGGCAAGTCGACGCTGATCCGCTGCATCAACCGCCTGGAAGAGCACCAGAAGGGCAAGATTGTCGTCGACGGCAAGGAGCTCACAAACGATCTCCGCAAGATCGACGAAGTGCGCCGCGAGGTGGGCATGGTGTTCCAGCACTTCAACCTGTTCCCGCACCTGACGATCCTCGAGAACTGCACGCTGGCGCCGATCAACGTTCGCCGCATGCCGAAGCGCGAGGCCGAGGACATCGCGATGCACTACCTGAACCGGGTCAAGATCCCGGAACAGGCGAACAAATATCCGGGCCAGCTCTCGGGCGGCCAGCAGCAGCGCGTCGCCATCGCCCGCTCGCTCTGCATGAACCCGCGCGTCATGCTGTTCGACGAGCCGACCTCGG
Coding sequences within:
- a CDS encoding amino acid ABC transporter ATP-binding protein, whose amino-acid sequence is MSDPSVAAIEVPLVPPALTVSSTDVAVEMVDVNKWYGEFHVLRDINLKVMRGERIVICGPSGSGKSTLIRCINRLEEHQKGKIVVDGKELTNDLRKIDEVRREVGMVFQHFNLFPHLTILENCTLAPINVRRMPKREAEDIAMHYLNRVKIPEQANKYPGQLSGGQQQRVAIARSLCMNPRVMLFDEPTSALDPEMIKEVLDVMVGLALEGMTMICVTHEMGFARQVANRVIFMDGGQIIEQNDPVSFFTNPQHERTKLFLSQILH